The Lycium barbarum isolate Lr01 chromosome 9, ASM1917538v2, whole genome shotgun sequence genome has a segment encoding these proteins:
- the LOC132611674 gene encoding uncharacterized protein LOC132611674: MKSTVISTPNSSVKSSSTTMMESENKDSYYFPGCRKDTNCNCEICIASFNATLDLMTSNSMHKKNSITKRSITKALQFPKSPISFSPSNLSTPKSSNNTSSSSSSMSPPLNSTARMSFHDKVKKRKREFGFGVLLMRLVFVLCVVFGLEFGFSWVVSGFLKTELSQEIVRNLSEKSWGLKDFNERLVFLKKELEGLIDDDEVSSCSPLNSTWKINQDGLLLASRCTLYKSMTEELSIWGWPLQTAGLLTAGLSARSYAILSGRLTEWSNGEIGYLIRKANSSWTQQKWSASAVQLDPNTWILEYSRSPLTENGKLVSAVLEFLKFRLRREVQKLKQEFWLLSPFTSQHSDLAIERVQIPT, encoded by the exons ATGAAATCAACTGTAATTTCAACTCCAAATTCTTCAGTGAAATCATCATCAACCACAATGATGGAATCCGAAAACAAAGACAGCTACTATTTCCCTGGATGTCGAAAAGATACAAATTGCAATTGCGAAATTTGCATAGCCAGTTTCAACGCAACACTTGATCTAATGACTAGCAACAGCATGCATAAGAAGAATTCTATCACAAAACGCTCTATCACTAAAGCCCTTCAGTTTCCAAAAAGCCCCATTTCTTTTAGCCCATCGAATCTTTCAACCCCGAAATCGAGCAACAACACTTCTTCTTCGTCGTCGTCTATGTCTCCACCGCTTAATTCCACTGCAAGAATGAGTTTTCATGACAAGGTGaagaagaggaaaagagaatTCGGGTTTGGGGTTTTGTTGATGAGGTTGGTTTTTGTGTTGTGTGTTGTTTTTGGGCTGGAATTCGGGTTTTCTTGGGTGGTTTCTGGGTTCTTGAAAACTGAATTGTCACAAGAAATTGTTAGGAATTTGAGTGAAAAATCATGGGGTTTGAAGGATTTTAATGAAAGATTGGTGTTCTTGAAAAAGGAGCTTGAAGGTTTAATTGATGATGATGAAGTATCAAGTTGTAGCCCTCTTAATTCTACTTGGAAAATCAATCAG GATGGTTTGCTTTTGGCTTCGCGATGTACATTGTACAAGTCCATGACAGAAGAGTTGAGCATTTGGGGATGGCCTTTACAAACAGCTGGTTTGCTCACAGCTGGATTATCTGCACGTTCGTATGCCATATTATCAGGAAGACTCACTGAG TGGTCCAATGGGGAGATTGGTTACTTGATTAGAAAGGCTAATAGTTCATGGACTCAACAAAAATGGAGTGCTTCTGCTGTCCAATTGGACCCGAATACATGGATTCTAGAGTACAGTCGAAGCCCTTTAACTGAAAATGGGAAGTTGGTTTCAGCTGTGTTGGAGTTTTTGAAGTTTAGGCTGAGAAGAGAAGTTCAAAAGTTGAAACAAGAATTCTGGCTGTTATCTCCTTTCACGAGCCAGCACAGTGATCTTGCAATAGAGAGGGTCCAGATTCCAACCTAA
- the LOC132610235 gene encoding pentatricopeptide repeat-containing protein At4g14820: MSITTHPITPFTTHPNHLSTSISKATSLLQLKQIHTQILKQNISPSTSNSLLFNLILSSIPFPSALHYSLSIFSTIHPPQTHLTNNLFRQISRSKEPHNAFLFLENGRRNGLEVDRFSFPPLLKAASKALALREGVEIHGLVCKLGFDYDPFVQTALLGMYANCGQIQDARLVFDKMSQRDIVTWDIMIDGYCQNGLFDDVLVLLEEMRSSNVEPDGRVFTTILSACGKTGNLAIGKVIHGLISENNIIADSRLQSSLISMYAGCGCMDLAQDLYEKMSQKNLVVSTAVISGYSKVGQVEAARSIFDRMTNKDLVCWSAMISGYAESDQPQEALKLLDEMQASGVKPDQVTMLSVISACANLGALDQAKRMHLIVDKYRFREALPVNNALIDMYAKCGCLDGAREVFGRMRRKNVISWTSMISAYAIHGEADQALMLFYQMKEPNWITFVAVLYACSHAGLVDEGQQIFSSMLNEYNITPKVEHYGCMVDLYGRANRLREALELVETMPMAPNVVIWGSLMAACRIHGEFELGEFAAKRLLELDPEHDGAYVFLSNFYAKGKRWEDVGEVRQLMKHKGILKERGHSKIEMDNEIHEFLTADKSHKHADDIYAKLDEVVCKLKQVGYAPNTSVVLIDVDEDEKKDMVLLHSEKLALCYGLLKNNRGSSPIHIIKNLRICEDCHNFMKLASKAFEREIVVRDRTRFHHYRYGSCSCKDYW; encoded by the exons ATGTCCATAACAACCCACCCCATCACCCCCTTCACCACCCACCCCAACCACCTATCCACCTCCATCTCCAAAGCCACTTCCCTCCTTCAACTCAAACAAATCCATACCCAAATCCTCAAACAAAACATAAGCCCATCAACTTCCAATTCTCTCCTTTTCAACCTCATTCTTTCTTCCATTCCTTTCCCATCAGCCCTTCACTATTCCCTTTCCATCTTCTCCACTATACATCCCCCACAAACCCACCTCACCAACAACCTTTTTCGCCAAATTTCGCGTTCTAAAGAACCCCATAATGCTTTCTTGTTTTTGGAAAATGGTAGAAGAAATGGCTTGGAGGTTGACAG GTTTAGTTTCCCGCCATTGCTGAAAGCTGCATCGAAGGCTTTGGCGTTGCGTGAAGGAGTTGAGATTCATGGGTTGGTTTGTAAACTTGGATTTGATTATGACCCGTTTGTTCAAACTGCTTTGCTTGGGATGTACGCGAATTGTGGACAAATTCAAGATGCGCGGttggtgtttgataaaatgtctcAAAGAGATATTGTCACTTGGGATATAATGATTGATGG CTACTGTCAGAATGGCCTTTTTGATGATGTATTGGTGTTATTGGAAGAGATGAGGAGCTCTAATGTGGAGCCGGACGGGAGGGTTTTCACAACCATTCTATCTGCTTGTGGTAAAACTGGAAATTTAGCCATTGGGAAAGTGATTCATGGGTTAATATCTGAGAATAACATCATCGCTGATTCTCGTCTGCAAAGTTCTCTGATCAGCATGTATGCAGGCTGTGGCTGCATGGATTTGGCTCAGGATTTGTATGAAAAAATGTCACAAAAGAATTTGGTGGTATCAACTGCCGTAATTTCAGGATACTCAAAGGTTGGGCAAGTTGAAGCTGCACGCTCTATTTTTGATCGAATGACAAATAAGGACTTGGTTTGTTGGAGTGCGATGATATCTGGTTATGCAGAGAGCGATCAACCTCAAGAAGCTCTGAAGTTACTTGACGAAATGCAGGCATCTGGAGTGAAGCCTGACCAAGTAACTATGTTAAGTGTTATCTCAGCCTGTGCTAATCTCGGTGCATTGGATCAAGCAAAAAGAATGCATCTGATTGTTGATAAGTATAGATTTCGAGAAGCTTTGCCTGTAAATAATGCCCTAATTGATATGTATGCCAAATGTGGGTGTCTAGACGGAGCAAGAGAAGTTTTTGGTCGAATGCGAAGGAAAAATGTTATTTCCTGGACTAGTATGATTAGCGCATATGCCATTCATGGAGAGGCCGATCAGGCCTTGATGCTTTTTTATCAAATGAAAGAGCCCAATTGGATTACGTTTGTGGCTGTTCTATATGCTTGTAGCCATGCTGGACTAGTTGACGAGGGACAACAGATCTTCTCGTCAATGCTGAATGAGTACAATATTACACCTAAAGTTGAACACTATGGTTGCATGGTGGACCTTTACGGCCGAGCGAATCGTCTAAGAGAAGCCCTAGAGCTGGTAGAGACTATGCCTATGGCTCCAAATGTTGTCATATGGGGTTCATTAATGGCTGCTTGTCGGATCCATGGTGAGTTTGAACTAGGAGAATTTGCAGCTAAAAGGCTTCTCGAGTTAGATCCTGAACATGATGGGGCTTATGTCTTCTTATCAAACTTCTATGCAAAAGGAAAAAGATGGGAAGATGTTGGGGAGGTAAGACAACTTATGAAACACAAAGGCATATTGAAGGAACGGGGACACAGTAAGATTGAAATGGACAATGAGATACACGAATTCTTAACAGCTGATAAGAGTCATAAACATGCAGATGACATCTATGCAAAGCTAGACGAGGTAGTTTGCAAGTTGAAGCAGGTTGGTTATGCTCCAAATACAAGCGTTGTTTTAATTGATGTAGATGAAGATGAGAAGAAGGATATGGTTCTCTTGCACAGCGAGAAATTGGCTCTTTGTTATGGATTACTGAAAAATAATAGGGGATCGTCACCAATACATATAATTAAGAACTTAAGGATCTGTGAGGATTGCCATAACTTTATGAAGTTGGCATCTAAGGCGTTTGAGAGAGAAATTGTTGTAAGAGATAGGACTAGATTTCACCATTACAGATATGGCTCATGTTCTTGTAAAGACTACTGGTGA
- the LOC132609307 gene encoding uncharacterized protein LOC132609307 isoform X1 translates to MAEVQALIELDDLLTSTKVTLTTEERKLLSSWKQSAVTDFCIGAAGASVATWLVTRRLHNLFRINLAVGAGWFYGKWRFYKSVDSGVELILSQQGTRLQKALGEMLSLVTIRVRVRMLMKYQRHPPVLQHVSKYFYSENVYDDDSTDKPKPRWRFRSTYGEIFSSHRTADDDYSSKKSHSENTDMRKTKLERKQMNINGVGAAAALESTEDPFDCILGHQVNVEEIDCPDAPGTLPRRRNHSHRRSHGRRRMHRHEKMEG, encoded by the exons ATGGCAGAAGTTCAAGCACTCATTGAATTGGATGACCTTCTCACGTCCACaaag GTTACACTGACAACTGAAGAAAGGAAATTATTAAGTTCATGGAAGCAATCTGCTGTAACAGATTTTTGCATTGGTGCCGCTGGTGCTTCCGTTGCCACTTGGTTAG TTACTCGAAGGCTGCATAACCTATTCCGCATCAACCTTGCAGTAG GTGCTGGTTGGTTCTATGGCAAGTGGAGATTTTACAAGTCCGTGGATTCAGGTGTTGAACTTATTCTCTCTCAGCAGGGAACTCGTCTGCAAAAGGCGTTGGGGGAAAT GCTATCACTTGTCACTATTCGTGTTAGAGTAAG AATGTTGATGAAGTACCAGCGTCATCCGCCTGTATTGCAGCATGTCTCCAAATATTTTTACTCTGAAAATGTTTATGATGATGATTCAACAGACAAGCCAAAACCGAGGTGGCGTTTCCGGAGTACCTATGGGGAAATTTTTTCTTCTCATAGGACAGCTGATGATGACTATTCCAGTAAGAAATCCCATTCGGAGAATACTGATATGAGGAAGACTAAGCTTGAGAGAAAGCAAATGAAT ATAAATGGTGTCGGTGCTGCTGCTGCTCTAGAGTCAACCGAAGACCCATTTGATTGCATACTCGGACATCAAGTGAATGTCGAAGAGATTGATTGCCCTGATGCACCTGGCACGCTGCCTAGAAGGCGTAATCATAGCCACAGACGGTCTCATGGCAGGCGTCGGATGCATCGCCACGAGAAGATGGAAGGTTGA
- the LOC132609307 gene encoding uncharacterized protein LOC132609307 isoform X3: protein MAEVQALIELDDLLTSTKVTLTTEERKLLSSWKQSAVTDFCIGAAGASVATWLGAGWFYGKWRFYKSVDSGVELILSQQGTRLQKALGEMLSLVTIRVRVRMLMKYQRHPPVLQHVSKYFYSENVYDDDSTDKPKPRWRFRSTYGEIFSSHRTADDDYSSKKSHSENTDMRKTKLERKQMNINGVGAAAALESTEDPFDCILGHQVNVEEIDCPDAPGTLPRRRNHSHRRSHGRRRMHRHEKMEG from the exons ATGGCAGAAGTTCAAGCACTCATTGAATTGGATGACCTTCTCACGTCCACaaag GTTACACTGACAACTGAAGAAAGGAAATTATTAAGTTCATGGAAGCAATCTGCTGTAACAGATTTTTGCATTGGTGCCGCTGGTGCTTCCGTTGCCACTTGGTTAG GTGCTGGTTGGTTCTATGGCAAGTGGAGATTTTACAAGTCCGTGGATTCAGGTGTTGAACTTATTCTCTCTCAGCAGGGAACTCGTCTGCAAAAGGCGTTGGGGGAAAT GCTATCACTTGTCACTATTCGTGTTAGAGTAAG AATGTTGATGAAGTACCAGCGTCATCCGCCTGTATTGCAGCATGTCTCCAAATATTTTTACTCTGAAAATGTTTATGATGATGATTCAACAGACAAGCCAAAACCGAGGTGGCGTTTCCGGAGTACCTATGGGGAAATTTTTTCTTCTCATAGGACAGCTGATGATGACTATTCCAGTAAGAAATCCCATTCGGAGAATACTGATATGAGGAAGACTAAGCTTGAGAGAAAGCAAATGAAT ATAAATGGTGTCGGTGCTGCTGCTGCTCTAGAGTCAACCGAAGACCCATTTGATTGCATACTCGGACATCAAGTGAATGTCGAAGAGATTGATTGCCCTGATGCACCTGGCACGCTGCCTAGAAGGCGTAATCATAGCCACAGACGGTCTCATGGCAGGCGTCGGATGCATCGCCACGAGAAGATGGAAGGTTGA
- the LOC132609307 gene encoding uncharacterized protein LOC132609307 isoform X2, whose protein sequence is MAEVQALIELDDLLTSTKVTLTTEERKLLSSWKQSAVTDFCIGAAGASVATWLVTRRLHNLFRINLAVGAGWFYGKWRFYKSVDSGVELILSQQGTRLQKALGEIMLMKYQRHPPVLQHVSKYFYSENVYDDDSTDKPKPRWRFRSTYGEIFSSHRTADDDYSSKKSHSENTDMRKTKLERKQMNINGVGAAAALESTEDPFDCILGHQVNVEEIDCPDAPGTLPRRRNHSHRRSHGRRRMHRHEKMEG, encoded by the exons ATGGCAGAAGTTCAAGCACTCATTGAATTGGATGACCTTCTCACGTCCACaaag GTTACACTGACAACTGAAGAAAGGAAATTATTAAGTTCATGGAAGCAATCTGCTGTAACAGATTTTTGCATTGGTGCCGCTGGTGCTTCCGTTGCCACTTGGTTAG TTACTCGAAGGCTGCATAACCTATTCCGCATCAACCTTGCAGTAG GTGCTGGTTGGTTCTATGGCAAGTGGAGATTTTACAAGTCCGTGGATTCAGGTGTTGAACTTATTCTCTCTCAGCAGGGAACTCGTCTGCAAAAGGCGTTGGGGGAAAT AATGTTGATGAAGTACCAGCGTCATCCGCCTGTATTGCAGCATGTCTCCAAATATTTTTACTCTGAAAATGTTTATGATGATGATTCAACAGACAAGCCAAAACCGAGGTGGCGTTTCCGGAGTACCTATGGGGAAATTTTTTCTTCTCATAGGACAGCTGATGATGACTATTCCAGTAAGAAATCCCATTCGGAGAATACTGATATGAGGAAGACTAAGCTTGAGAGAAAGCAAATGAAT ATAAATGGTGTCGGTGCTGCTGCTGCTCTAGAGTCAACCGAAGACCCATTTGATTGCATACTCGGACATCAAGTGAATGTCGAAGAGATTGATTGCCCTGATGCACCTGGCACGCTGCCTAGAAGGCGTAATCATAGCCACAGACGGTCTCATGGCAGGCGTCGGATGCATCGCCACGAGAAGATGGAAGGTTGA
- the LOC132609307 gene encoding uncharacterized protein LOC132609307 isoform X4 yields MAEVQALIELDDLLTSTKVTLTTEERKLLSSWKQSAVTDFCIGAAGASVATWLGAGWFYGKWRFYKSVDSGVELILSQQGTRLQKALGEIMLMKYQRHPPVLQHVSKYFYSENVYDDDSTDKPKPRWRFRSTYGEIFSSHRTADDDYSSKKSHSENTDMRKTKLERKQMNINGVGAAAALESTEDPFDCILGHQVNVEEIDCPDAPGTLPRRRNHSHRRSHGRRRMHRHEKMEG; encoded by the exons ATGGCAGAAGTTCAAGCACTCATTGAATTGGATGACCTTCTCACGTCCACaaag GTTACACTGACAACTGAAGAAAGGAAATTATTAAGTTCATGGAAGCAATCTGCTGTAACAGATTTTTGCATTGGTGCCGCTGGTGCTTCCGTTGCCACTTGGTTAG GTGCTGGTTGGTTCTATGGCAAGTGGAGATTTTACAAGTCCGTGGATTCAGGTGTTGAACTTATTCTCTCTCAGCAGGGAACTCGTCTGCAAAAGGCGTTGGGGGAAAT AATGTTGATGAAGTACCAGCGTCATCCGCCTGTATTGCAGCATGTCTCCAAATATTTTTACTCTGAAAATGTTTATGATGATGATTCAACAGACAAGCCAAAACCGAGGTGGCGTTTCCGGAGTACCTATGGGGAAATTTTTTCTTCTCATAGGACAGCTGATGATGACTATTCCAGTAAGAAATCCCATTCGGAGAATACTGATATGAGGAAGACTAAGCTTGAGAGAAAGCAAATGAAT ATAAATGGTGTCGGTGCTGCTGCTGCTCTAGAGTCAACCGAAGACCCATTTGATTGCATACTCGGACATCAAGTGAATGTCGAAGAGATTGATTGCCCTGATGCACCTGGCACGCTGCCTAGAAGGCGTAATCATAGCCACAGACGGTCTCATGGCAGGCGTCGGATGCATCGCCACGAGAAGATGGAAGGTTGA
- the LOC132610273 gene encoding histone-lysine N-methyltransferase family member SUVH9-like, with protein MGSRVPFQDLNLQTESTNFTSSPTPIPRIIPKIEPKLEPFDEYTQADLQSTPFFSNPSPNFNSNSGSAFTRTPQLPTSHSIPPEIPLGFEETNVYSEFNRISELFKEALMQRFGGNEVVEHQDSHAEVVENPNSRAIFPINSDTQVSEIVIDRKTYAQRSPELVRVTDPYPEGQRYLRDTVRKTRMLCDSLRILMNNQHLLPHRRRTGDLRAFQILREHGLWMHRDKRIVGAIPGVLIGDVFFFRMELCVVGLHGQAQADIDYVPASQSSNRESIATSLIVSDGYEDNQDGGDVIIYTGHGGQDKYSRQCAHQELECGNLALERSMHYGVEVRVIRGFKYEGSGSASGKVYVYDGLYRIVACWFEIGKSGFGVFKYRLSRIENQEEMGSAILRFAQDLRIRPLVARPTGYVSLDISRKKENVPVFLFNDIDNNHYPVYFDYLVKTVYPPYVYQNVGSGNGCDCIDGCGDSCFCALRNGGQFAYDCNGILLRGKPLVFECGPHCQCPSTCRNRVSQKGLRNRLEVFRSRETGWGVRSPDLIQAGSFICEFTGVVLTREQAPIFTMNGDSLVYPSRFPERWAEWGDLSQIYPNYVRPASIPPLDFVMDVSGMRNVACYISHSSSPNAMVQPVLYDHNHVSFPHLMLFSMQNIPPLKEISIDYGVADDWTGKLGHL; from the coding sequence ATGGGTTCTCGTGTCCCATTTCAAGACCTTAATCTTCAAACTGAATCCACCAATTTCACCTCCTCTCCAACCCCAATTCCAAGAATTATCCCCAAAATTGAACCAAAACTTGAACCCTTTGATGAATATACACAAGCTGATCTTCAAAGCACCCCTTTTTTTTCCAACCCTAGTCCCAATTTCAACTCCAATTCTGGTTCAGCTTTCACTCGTACTCCACAATTACCCACTTCTCATTCAATTCCACCAGAGATTCCACTTGGGTTTGAAGAAACCAATGTTTATTCTGAATTTAATCGAATTTCTGAGCTATTTAAAGAAGCTTTAATGCAACGTTTCGGAGGTAATGAGGTTGTCGAACACCAGGATTCTCATGCTGAGGTTGTGGAAAACCCCAATTCTCGTGCCATTTTTCCTATTAACAGCGACACCCAAGTTTCAGAAATTGTGATTGATAGAAAAACATATGCACAAAGATCACCGGAATTGGTTAGAGTGACAGATCCTTATCCTGAAGGTCAACGTTATCTCCGAGACACTGTTCGGAAAACCCGAATGTTGTGTGATTCTCTGCGTATTCTCATGAACAACCAGCATTTGCTTCCTCATAGAAGGAGAACAGGTGACCTGAGGGCTTTTCAAATATTGAGAGAACATGGGTTGTGGATGCATCGCGATAAGCGCATTGTGGGGGCAATCCCCGGAGTGCTTATTGGTGACGTGTTTTTCTTTAGGATGGAGCTTTGTGTTGTTGGATTACATGGGCAGGCTCAAGCTGATATTGATTATGTACCTGCGAGTCAGAGTTCGAACCGGGAGTCAATTGCTACGAGTTTAATTGTTTCAGATGGATACGAGGATAATCAAGATGGAGGAGATGTGATTATATATACAGGGCATGGTGGACAGGATAAGTATTCAAGGCAATGTGCGCATCAGGAACTGGAATGCGGGAATTTGGCGTTGGAGAGGAGTATGCATTATGGAGTCGAGGTAAGGGTAATTCGTGGCTTTAAATACGAAGGAAGTGGAAGTGCTAGTGGTAAAGTTTATGTATATGATGGATTATATAGAATTGTTGCATGCTGGTTTGAAATTGGAAAGTCTGGATTTGGAGTGTTTAAATACAGGCTTTCAAGGATAGAGAATCAGGAAGAAATGGGAAGTGCTATTCTTCGTTTTGCACAGGATCTTAGGATCAGACCTTTAGTGGCAAGGCCTACTGGTTATGTTAGTCTTGATATATCAAGGAAAAAAGAAAATGTACCAGTGTTTCTTTTCAACGATATTGATAATAATCATTATCCGGTTTATTTTGATTATCTGGTGAAGACTGTTTATCCTCCATATGTCTATCAGAATGTGGGCAGTGGTAATGGATGTGACTGCATTGATGGGTGTGGGGATAGTTGTTTTTGTGCTCTGAGAAATGGTGGCCAATTTGCCTATGATTGTAATGGTATACTGTTGAGAGGCAAACCGTTAGTGTTCGAATGTGGACCACATTGTCAATGTCCTTCAACTTGTCGGAATCGAGTGAGTCAGAAAGGTTTGAGGAATAGACTCGAAGTGTTTCGGTCTAGAGAGACTGGTTGGGGAGTTAGGTCACCGGACTTGATCCAAGCTGGGTCTTTTATCTGTGAATTTACTGGGGTTGTACTCACACGAGAGCAAGCCCCAATTTTTACAATGAATGGTGATAGTTTAGTCTATCCAAGTCGCTTTCCTGAGAGATGGGCAGAATGGGGAGATTTGTCGCAAATATACCCTAACTATGTGCGACCAGCCTCCATTCCTCCTCTGGATTTTGTGATGGATGTTTCTGGAATGAGGAATGTAGCATGTTATATCAGTCACAGTTCGAGCCCCAATGCTATGGTACAGCCTGTGCTTTATGATCACAACCATGTATCTTTCCCCCACCTGATGCTCTTTTCGATGCAGAATATTCCCCCTCTAAAGGAGATCAGTATTGATTATGGTGTAGCAGATGACTGGACAGGGAAGCTTGGCCATCTGTGA